The Candidatus Aramenus sp. CH1 DNA segment ACTGCGGAGAGGGAGGGGCCGTCCACCGTGATAGTGTAAATGTAGGTTACGTAGAACACTGAGGCCACTAAGCCCATTAACGCCAACCACTTGTTGACCATCCTTTTTGCCCTTACTAGGAAGATCACAATTACCGTTGCAGTGACTGAGCGGAAGAGGACCATGGAGAAGGCGTTGGCGTGCCTCTCGTAGAAGAACTCCGTGGCAATGCCTATTGTACCCCAGAAGAAGGAGGAGAGGACTAGGTCTATGAAGCCCTTCTTCAGTCTCACAAAGAAAAGAGCAGTGTCCGGTCTTTAAAAAATTAGGCAAATGGACCTCGGGGGGAGAAACTTGATTGCCTCCGAAAGGCACGCTAGATCTTCTTTTCTATCCTGTAAAGCCTCACGGCCTCGTTGAGGTTCTTGGTGAACCCCTTCACCCTGTTCCTCAGTATCCTGGACGTGACAAAGTTTAACGGCACTTCCACGTCTACCTCCATGTCCACTAGGCCATGCCTTTCCTTGAACATCACTATCCCCCACCTGTGTTCGGCAAAGTCGGTCACGTTGATTACGTATTTTACTGAGTGGGTCGACCTTAGGACGCTTGTGATGTACACAACCAAGTTAAATGGAAGGTAAAACAAGCCCCTCAGAGGTATCTCCACCTTGTACCATGTGTCCCATTTCTCAACGCTAGCTTCGAACATGTTCTTGAACACAAAAACCGGGTCGGAAAGAGCGTAGATGACAGAGTCTCCGTGGTCGTGTTCAATCAAGCGTCTGATTTTCATACCATAGAGTTGTTTTACATTTATTTAATCTTAACGTATATTTTTTCTATAGTTTAAAAAGTCCTATATATTCTATATAGAGAAGACGATCCATAAACGGGGGAAAGGTAGTTCAAAGTTAGAACAAGGGAAAAGCGTCTCTCAGGGGATTTTCGAAGGGGTAGTAGGACGTTTAAGCCTCTTGGTGTTTTACAACGTCTACTACAAACCCTTAAGACTCAAGGATATCTTGGACTCTTTCACTCTCCCCCATTGGCAATGGCCCGCCATATGCCAATGCCACACGTCATAAGGTTGTAAGGTCACTTGTACTTTATTCGCGCAAGGCTATTAACGGTAACAAATGTCCTAATTAGTACCGCTGAGTAAACTCTTCGCCTCGGCACTTAGGCCTTATAGAGCACATGACAGGGCATGGAGCTCTCATGCCTTACGATAACGCGTGGAAAGCCGTTAGACCTCTACGGTTCGAATAGATTTAATAATAATCTTTCGCGAGAGTTAATTTTGTGATTTGCCCGTATTATAGTAATGGATATTGTAACTCTCCTATTGCACCTAAAAAGGACGTCACGTCTCGCCTTTGCTTCTCCAACTTTAGGAAGTGCCAGTACTTCGGT contains these protein-coding regions:
- a CDS encoding DUF3211 domain-containing protein: MKIRRLIEHDHGDSVIYALSDPVFVFKNMFEASVEKWDTWYKVEIPLRGLFYLPFNLVVYITSVLRSTHSVKYVINVTDFAEHRWGIVMFKERHGLVDMEVDVEVPLNFVTSRILRNRVKGFTKNLNEAVRLYRIEKKI